CTGTGTAGCAGTACTGcaagatttttttccctgcatTTTCCAAGTTCTCTATAATGAAATACTTGTTTAATAATCCATTATATGTATTACTTGTATATCTGTTACATATGGAACagttttttgtttatattatgCACAAATATGTGTCAAGTGCCTCTTAAACgctggcactgttctaggtgcagAGGAAACAGCTATGAACAATACAGACAAGGGAAAAAGGAATCCAGGATGACCTTCAGGCTCTCGGAATTTACAGAATTTATGTTCCAGGGGAGTAGGGTAGAGGGTAGCAGTAAACAAAAGAGACAAGTgactgaatgaaagaattttactCAGTGATAAGTTctatgaaaaaattaaacaatgctcatgtaattgtagattaatgatacaaaaaaaaaaaaaacaccagggTTGTGGTTCTGAAAGTGACTGGGTAAAAGGCGTGTGTACCTTAAGCTGGAGAGGTCaggcgaggccttgctgaggcaacTTTTGAGCATCAGGGTTAGTGACAGCAAAGAGGAAACAGGTGAAGATGTGAGGGAAGAGCATAGCAGCAGGTACAACACCAAGTACAAAGGCTCTCAGATGGCAGTGAGCTTACTGCATGTGTGACACACAGACAAGGACCagtgtggaggagggagggacggGGAGAGACTGAAGATGAGGAAAGGGGTCTGATATTACAGGCCACAGTAAGAAATTTAGACTTTATTCTAAGAGAAAAACACGGGGGGGTTTTAAGCATATAAGTGATGTAATCTAAACTATGCTTTAGAAAGATCACCCTGGCTACACGGAGAGTGGATTTTAGGGGGCAGTAGGACAAAAGGGAAATCAATAAAGATGCTCTGTAATACAAAGGCCTGGACTAGGGTGAGAGTGGGAGAGATGTCTGAAAATGGTCCAGGTAAACATTTTTTACCTTCTCAAAGCttcctctcatttaaaaaataagagtgaCTTCTTTTAccaagaaataagtaaaaattttgaTTATAAAGTATTAAGTATTTATACTTTATACTCTTAAGGGAGCTTTTCTACTAAGTTAGGGATACTTGGTTAGTAGAGTTGCCTTAGAAAAGGTGATaatggaagaaacaaaaagaaacatctACTTAGGCACAGAAACAGATGTAGCCATGACTCAGCATGAACCAGGCCATAGCATTATCAAAAATATTTCCTGATGAGGAAGCTAACATttatatgaatgaaataaaaagccaACTGGGTAAATCTTGCCTCTACGtactcttcctcctttccctttccaCACCTTCCAAGGGAAAGTAAACTACAATGTAACCACGATCTCAAAGGACCTCATTTTCATATATAATAAAGGCTTGTGCTGTTACCTGGATGTCCTGCCAGTAAGGGCCCCCGCGGGTAAACATGAAGTAACTGTGCATCTGATTCTTCCTCTGGATTATGTCCGTGTCCTCCCTGATACTCACCATCCAAGGTCGACCATCTCCACGTACACGGAGACAAAGAGTGTTGAAATGAGACCAATCATAAGACTTCTTTGTCTCAAAAGGGCCCTAAAACACATAGAGTGAATTTCACCTCATGTTTCACTATGAGCAAAATGTGAGTCACCACCTTTTGCAGCATCAAAAGGATCCACTAGCCATCCTTCTGTCTTTTTTGGCTTTCTGCCACCATAAGAAGGCAGATAAATTTGATGATTCTTATTTTAGTACAAAACACTGACATAGTTATATGTTTCTAAGGTAATGTTCGAGACATTACTGGCCCAGGTCAGTGTTCACACAGGGTAGATACTCACTCGGTACTGAACGGAAGTGAATGAGTGTATGTATTTCCTTTCCCTGGTCCTATGTAACTATGGCTTCTGAGCAGACCAATTTATGACAAATGTCTTCCCATAAATCAAAACTATGAAAGAGCTCAAGTTTTAAAACTGATACTTTATAAAAGCTACCATCCATTGAAAACTTACATTAAGCACTTAGCATACACaattcaatcctcacaacagccctttCAGGTACTCTCActgtattccattttataaagaaaCTGAGCACTCAAACTACAAAGTACTAGAGCCACTGCTGTTTAACTCCAAAATCTATGTTCTTAATGACGATCTGTATCATCTCTCTTTGAAACTGGAATTTAGTGTTAATTTCCAAAGGTGTTTTTTTATCTCAATCTCACAGGTAATCTGATTTCGAGAATACCAGTGCTCAGATATGAACTGTCATTTACTAGCTGCACAACTTTGCATTGTACTAAATCTCcacaagcctcagtttcccatctgtaaaactgGCCAGGCCAGACATAGGGCTTGTCCAGGGTAGCCCTGAAACAATACCTGGTCAGCAAATTTGCAAAAAGCCTAGGCTGGTAGTGAGACAAAGTTGCTGACCTAAGGAACTTTGGAAACTATaaggctaaagacaaaagaaactgtgcataggcaaaaatctcttgaatataaatatgagcaacttattcctgaatgcatttcctcgggcaagggaaacaaaagcaaaaatgaacaaatgggactacatcaaactaaaaagcttctgtacagcaaaggacaccatcagcagaacaaaaaaggatcctacagtatgggagaatatatttgtaaatgacatatctgacaaggggttaacatccaaaatatataaagaactcacatgcttcaacacccaaaaggcaagtaaccctattaaaaaatgggcagaggatatgaacagacacttctccaaagaaaaaattcagatggccaacaggcacatgaaaagatgctccatatcactaattatcagggaaatgtaaattaaaaccacagtgagataccacctcacaccagttaggatggccagcatcaaaaagactaggaacaacaaatgctggcaaggatgccgagaaaggggaaccctcctacactgctggtgggaatgtaagctagttcagccattgtggaaagcaatatggaggttcctcaaaaaactaaaaatacaaataccactcctaggaatttacccaaagcaagcaagctctcagattcaaaaagacatatgcacccctatgtttattgcagcgctatttacaatagctaagatatggaagcaacctaagtgtccatcagtagatgaatagataaagaagatgtggtacatatacacaatggaatactattcagccatgagaagaaaacaaatcctaccatttgcagcaacatggatggagctagagggtattatgctcagtgaaataagtcaggcagagaaagacaaataccaaaacaaagcaaaactgaaggaacaaaatagcagcagactgacagactccaagaaggaactagcacttaccaaaggggaggggtgggggaaagtgggtggaagggagggagaaggggattgtggagtatcatgattagtgcacatggtatgtgtggggtcacaggaaagacagtgtagcacagagaagacaagtagtgactctgtggcatcttactacactgatggacagtgactgcaatgggatatggagggactcaataataagggtgaatgtagtaaacacattgtttttcttgtgaaaccttcataagagtgtgtatcaatgataccttaataaaaagatttaaaaaaagaaactatacaTAAACATTGTACTCTAGTTGGTAAAGTTATTTCTCACAGGGTTCTGAAACTGCTTTACATGTCATATACTGTGGTTGTTAATATGTAAATGGATGGTAAATGGTGAGAGGCAGGTTTCTCACTGTTATGTAGGGAAGTTACACATAAACAAGACAGGAAAGGCTAGAATGAAACACATCGAAGTGAGGAACGATCAgcgcccagatcttggtttctcaTACCATTCTCCAAAAAATGGAATGGCTAATTCTAGGGTTGGGGCAGGGGAAATACAAGATGAGTTCAAAGCATCTTACAGTGCCAACAACTGCTCGGACAAAAATAAGGATGGGGGTATGTCAAAGGGACAGGAGCCAGTCTGAAAGAGCTCCCCAATGACCAAAGacggaacaatttgagcaacaaaataaataacaggattggattataacccaaagtgtGAGTCCATaccaaatgactgaataaataaatgtgggaGAATAAGTCTGCCTTTCTGATGAATCACAATAATTTATGCACATACTACTACAACATAATCCCATGTCCTACCCCACATCTTGACTGTAGTGTGCACTTAAGTGACTTGCTTCCAAAGAACAgaatatggaaaaaagaaaagaaaaaaagtaactcAACAATGGAGTAACCTGAGAAACCTACCGTAACCAGGCAATCAAGGTTAACCGAGCAGTGCTAAGTCGTGCTAACATTCACCTCTGACAGGATGTGATAAGAAGGGTATTTCAACTCTGTGGTATTCTTCCTAAACACCCAGAGCCCCAGtctaaccaggaaaaaaaaattggaaaatcccAAATTGAggtcattctacaaaataccaaaccagtatttctcaaattctcatgaaaaataaggaaagaccAAGCAACTGTCAGAGACCAGAGGACCCTAGGAAGACATGACAACTAGGTGTAATGTGGTGTCCTGGATGGGATTCCAGAAACAGAAAGGTTATTAGTGGAAAAGCtaatgaaatccaaataaagcctGGAATTGGTTAATAATAATGCACCAATGTTGGCTTCTTAGATGTGACAAATGTGCTATATTAATAATGTAAGATGGTAACAACTGGAGAACCTGGATGAGGGACATACAGGAACTCTCATACCATCtgtgcaatttttctgtaaaactaaaactattctaaaagtttgccataaaaaaattttttaaagccataGGCTGACCACACCTCCACTCTAAGGAACGCCCTGGCCATTACAGGCTCTGTAGTCTGTTAGAGGGGATGCAGACCTCCCTAGATCTTCATTCAATCTAGCCTCTAAGGGCTCCTCTAACATAAGAATGTCCCACCGGGGCAAAGTGATGCCTAGTAACAAGGAGCCTCTCCTCAGGAGCCACATCCCTCTTGTGCTTCTGCTTCATGCTTGTGCCCACTAGTTAGTTAACCTTACAAACATGAGATGCTGGGTGTTTTCATTTACAGAAACAAAAGCTATCTGCTATGTAGTTCATATTGCAATGGAGTTCATCCCAGTTCACTAGAAAACAGGCTGCTGGGCCTCACCTACCCGTGGAATCCTGGAGACCATTGCACAGTATCCACTGCGGCCACTTTCCCCATCCTGTGGCACCTCTGAGCTCAGAGTTCCATACAGCAGTGCACTTCGGTTATTCTTGCCCATTTGCAGGAACACTTCACTTCTACCTCCAATTGTCTTATCAGAAGTCACTATCCACTTATCTAAGTCTTCTTTTCCACGAAACTTCCAGACAACCCTGGCTTGTTCCAGCAAGACCTCATGCAGAGGGCGACAGTCAGGCCCCATCCAGTGATTCACAATATCATCCTTCAAATGCCTAAAATGGtcctttatttcatctttaattGCTTTATCAAAACTAACTTCAGGCTTCTCCTCAGGAGAAGTTATATCCAAAGCAACTTCTCTCTGTTGATGTTCTTGCAAACCTTCTTCAGTCTTCTGCGAGGAGGCTTtgcctggagcagcctctggtttCTGAAGACTACTGGAACAATAGTCAGCAAAGCGAGTATCCAAAAGTGGACACAAGGCAACATGTGGCTTGGGGCATTTTCTGAGAGTATAAGAACCACTCAACAATTTGTAAACTAAAGCCATGATAAGAAAAGTCTTCGATGTAAATTTCTCCCTAGGCTCGCAGGGAAAGAATCTGCAGCAAATAGCCCAGTACCACCTATGACAGAAGAGACACTGAAGAGTTACCAGTGTAGCAATGAATGCATCACAATTTCAAATTCAACATGGGTCACTATTGTGATTCATgaaaattagaattattttctaattctatcaaTGTTTACCCAAAGCCTACTATGAGCAGAATATTGTTTACACAGTATGTAACGCATCCCACTGACTTGTGGGAAAATAACAAGACGCACAGAAACACAAGCCCCCTTCACAGAGTTAGTAAA
This is a stretch of genomic DNA from Manis javanica isolate MJ-LG chromosome 8, MJ_LKY, whole genome shotgun sequence. It encodes these proteins:
- the NDUFAF1 gene encoding complex I intermediate-associated protein 30, mitochondrial isoform X5: MRWYWAICCRFFPCEPREKFTSKTFLIMALVYKLLSGSYTLRKCPKPHVALCPLLDTRFADYCSSSLQKPEAAPGKASSQKTEEGLQEHQQREVALDITSPEEKPEVSFDKAIKDEIKDHFRHLKDDIVNHWMGPDCRPLHEVLLEQARVVWKFRGKEDLDKWIVTSDKTIGGRSEVFLQMGKNNRSALLYGTLSSEVPQDGESGRSGYCAMVSRIPRGPFETKKSYDWSHFNTLCLRVRGDGRPWMVSIREDTDIIQRKNQMHSYFMFTRGGPYWQDIQIPFSKFFFSNQGRIRDAQYQLLLDRISSIGFTLADKVDGPFFLEIDFIGVFTDPAHTEEFAYENSPELNPRLFK
- the NDUFAF1 gene encoding complex I intermediate-associated protein 30, mitochondrial isoform X10; this translates as MRWYWAICCRFFPCEPREKFTSKTFLIMALVYKLLSGSYTLRKCPKPHVALCPLLDTRFADYCSSSLQKPEAAPGKASSQKTEEGLQEHQQREVALDITSPEEKPEVSFDKAIKDEIKDHFRHLKDDIVNHWMGPDCRPLHEVLLEQARVVWKFRGKEDLDKWIVTSDKTIGGRSEVFLQMGKNNRSALLYGTLSSEVPQDGESGRSGYCAMVSRIPRIPFSKFFFSNQGRIRDAQYQLLLDRISSIGFTLADKVDGPFFLEIDFIGVFTDPAHTEEFAYENSPELNPRLFK
- the NDUFAF1 gene encoding complex I intermediate-associated protein 30, mitochondrial isoform X1 yields the protein MRWYWAICCRFFPCEPREKFTSKTFLIMALVYKLLSGSYTLRKCPKPHVALCPLLDTRFADYCSSSLQKPEAAPGKASSQKTEEGLQEHQQREVALDITSPEEKPEVSFDKAIKDEIKDHFRHLKDDIVNHWMGPDCRPLHEVLLEQARVVWKFRGKEDLDKWIVTSDKTIGGRSEVFLQMGKNNRSALLYGTLSSEVPQDGESGRSGYCAMVSRIPRGPFETKKSYDWSHFNTLCLRVRGDGRPWMVSIREDTDIIQRKNQMHSYFMFTRGGPYWQDIQSLLWIKSSLQRIIFPIVKSTDLGPYFCSPFTAALSYNVNGFFQIPFSKFFFSNQGRIRDAQYQLLLDRISSIGFTLADKVDGPFFLEIDFIGVFTDPAHTEEFAYENSPELNPRLFK
- the NDUFAF1 gene encoding complex I intermediate-associated protein 30, mitochondrial isoform X2 yields the protein MALVYKLLSGSYTLRKCPKPHVALCPLLDTRFADYCSSSLQKPEAAPGKASSQKTEEGLQEHQQREVALDITSPEEKPEVSFDKAIKDEIKDHFRHLKDDIVNHWMGPDCRPLHEVLLEQARVVWKFRGKEDLDKWIVTSDKTIGGRSEVFLQMGKNNRSALLYGTLSSEVPQDGESGRSGYCAMVSRIPRGPFETKKSYDWSHFNTLCLRVRGDGRPWMVSIREDTDIIQRKNQMHSYFMFTRGGPYWQDIQSLLWIKSSLQRIIFPIVKSTDLGPYFCSPFTAALSYNVNGFFQIPFSKFFFSNQGRIRDAQYQLLLDRISSIGFTLADKVDGPFFLEIDFIGVFTDPAHTEEFAYENSPELNPRLFK
- the NDUFAF1 gene encoding complex I intermediate-associated protein 30, mitochondrial isoform X6, with the protein product MRWYWAICCRFFPCEPREKFTSKTFLIMALVYKLLSGSYTLRKCPKPHVALCPLLDTRFADYCSSSLQKPEAAPGKASSQKTEEGLQEHQQREVALDITSPEEKPEVSFDKAIKDEIKDHFRHLKDDIVNHWMGPDCRPLHEVLLEQARVVWKFRGKEDLDKWIVTSDKTIGGRSEVFLQMGKNNRSALLYGTLSSEVPQDGESGRSGYCAMVSRIPRGPFETKKSYDWSHFNTLCLRVRGDGRPWMIPFSKFFFSNQGRIRDAQYQLLLDRISSIGFTLADKVDGPFFLEIDFIGVFTDPAHTEEFAYENSPELNPRLFK
- the NDUFAF1 gene encoding complex I intermediate-associated protein 30, mitochondrial isoform X4; this translates as MRWYWAICCRFFPCEPREKFTSKTFLIMALVYKLLSGSYTLRKCPKPHVALCPLLDTRFADYCSSSLQKPEAAPGKASSQKTEEGLQEHQQREVALDITSPEEKPEVSFDKAIKDEIKDHFRHLKDDIVNHWMGPDCRPLHEVLLEQARVVWKFRGKEDLDKWIVTSDKTIGGRSEVFLQMGKNNRSALLYGTLSSEVPQDGESGRSGYCAMVSRIPRGPFETKKSYDWSHFNTLCLRVRGDGRPWMVSIREDTDIIQRKNQMHSYFMFTRGGPYWQDIQSLLWIKSSLQRIIFPIVKSTDLGPYFCSPFTAALRFLSPNFSSLIKEESGMPSTSFCLTGSLLLDSPWLIKWMARSSWK
- the NDUFAF1 gene encoding complex I intermediate-associated protein 30, mitochondrial isoform X9, which translates into the protein MRWYWAICCRFFPCEPREKFTSKTFLIMALVYKLLSGSYTLRKCPKPHVALCPLLDTRFADYCSSSLQKPEAAPGKASSQKTEEGLQEHQQREVALDITSPEEKPEVSFDKAIKDEIKDHFRHLKDDIVNHWMGPDCRPLHEVLLEQARVVWKFRGKEDLDKWIVTSDKTIGGRSEVFLQMGKNNRSALLYGTLSSEVPQDGESGRSGYCAMVSRIPRGPFETKKSYDWSHFNTLCLRVRGDGRPWMVSIREDTDIIQRKNQMHSYFMFTRGGPYWQDIQLSIFKASSEESPLH
- the NDUFAF1 gene encoding complex I intermediate-associated protein 30, mitochondrial isoform X8, which encodes MRWYWAICCRFFPCEPREKFTSKTFLIMALVYKLLSGSYTLRKCPKPHVALCPLLDTRFADYCSSSLQKPEAAPGKASSQKTEEGLQEHQQREVALDITSPEEKPEVSFDKAIKDEIKDHFRHLKDDIVNHWMGPDCRPLHEVLLEQARVVWKFRGKEDLDKWIVTSDKTIGGRSEVFLQMGKNNRSALLYGTLSSEVPQDGESGRSGYCAMVSRIPRGPFETKKSYDWSHFNTLCLRVRGDGRPWMVSIREDTDIIQRKNQMHSYFMFTRGGPYWQDIQLQRKWFLSDSFLQIFLL
- the NDUFAF1 gene encoding complex I intermediate-associated protein 30, mitochondrial isoform X7, which codes for MRWYWAICCRFFPCEPREKFTSKTFLIMALVYKLLSGSYTLRKCPKPHVALCPLLDTRFADYCSSSLQKPEAAPGKASSQKTEEGLQEHQQREVALDITSPEEKPEVSFDKAIKDEIKDHFRHLKDDIVNHWMGPDCRPLHEVLLEQARVVWKFRGKEDLDKWIVTSDKTIGGRSEVFLQMGKNNRSALLYGTLSSEVPQDGESGRSGYCAMVSRIPRGPFETKKSYDWSHFNTLCLRVRGDGRPWMVSIREDTDIIQRKNQMHSYFMFTRGGPYWQDIQVGAFSQLLEAACIPYHLALHLQSQQ
- the NDUFAF1 gene encoding complex I intermediate-associated protein 30, mitochondrial isoform X3, translating into MRWYWAICCRFFPCEPREKFTSKTFLIMALVYKLLSGSYTLRKCPKPHVALCPLLDTRFADYCSSSLQKPEAAPGKASSQKTEEGLQEHQQREVALDITSPEEKPEVSFDKAIKDEIKDHFRHLKDDIVNHWMGPDCRPLHEVLLEQARVVWKFRGKEDLDKWIVTSDKTIGGRSEVFLQMGKNNRSALLYGTLSSEVPQDGESGRSGYCAMVSRIPRGPFETKKSYDWSHFNTLCLRVRGDGRPWMSLLWIKSSLQRIIFPIVKSTDLGPYFCSPFTAALSYNVNGFFQIPFSKFFFSNQGRIRDAQYQLLLDRISSIGFTLADKVDGPFFLEIDFIGVFTDPAHTEEFAYENSPELNPRLFK